AATCTGCCTGTTTAGGCAACCTTCAGGGCTCACATTTGGCCGGCGTACCTTTTTGATGGCCGTAGACGTGTTGCCGAAAAAGTCGGTTACACATATTACGCCAGGCTCATCATATAAATCCCTCCGCCAAAACGGGATCAAATTCATAACAATGGAAATGTTCCGTCATAACGGAATGCATTGCCGGGAGAGGGGACTTCAGTCACCGGGTCACATCTGCCCTTGGGTTTacttcctccatccccacctTCCCATGTTCTCAGCGTTTATAACCTCCAAACTCCCATCTCTATCTCGTCCATCCACTTTCCGCCAATTCGCAAAAATGTCCACTGCCGCCTCTAACCCCGCTACCTACAAATTCAACCACACCATGATGAGGATTAAGGACCCTAAGGTGTCCCTTCCCTTCTACGAAAAGGTTCTTGGTATGAAGGTTAGTAATTTCAATCTTCCAATGTGTAAGAACAATTTGAGTGCTAATCAATAGTAGGTTTACTATGAGGCTCCTGGTGGTGACTTCACCAACTACTTTCTTGCCTTCGCCAACGGATTCGACGGTGTCGACCTCAACAAGGAGAACGTGAGGGAGAAGCTTTTCGAGCGAGAAGGTATCCTTGAGCTCTGTCATAACTGGGGTACTGGTAAGCTTCACATCTCCCCAATACTTGGGCGACCTTTTACTAAATCTAAGTATAGAGAATGATGCCAACTTCAAGGGCTACGCTTCCGGTAACGAGGAGCCTGGACGAGGTTTCGGCCACGTCTGTATCAGCGTGGACAACCTCGAGGCTGCTTGCAAGCGATTTGATGAGCTCGGCGTCAAGTTCAAGAAGAGGCCCGAGGAGGGCAGGATGAGAGTGAGTGAAACTAGTTCTTTTTCTACCGGGGGGGAGAAggggggggaggggggtACTTGATGCGCAGGGTGATGCGCAGGGAGTGTGAGGCCGGTTCGGACGCGGCAAAGGCGGCAGTTATTCCACACCAGTCGAACGGGAAAATGTGGATGGAGGGGtgagggatggagagatgcTTTCTAAAGAAATTGATGCTAATTTCGGCGGTTAACAGCACATTGCCTTTATCTACGACCCTGATGGATATTGGGTCGAGATCATCGGTCGAGACCGTCGCCCAGCGTAACGCCAGCAACATCTAATTGTCCTGCCTCGGAGAAAAGATCGTGCAGCAATACCAAAATATAACATGCATTTACAATCACTAATATACAAACACCACTGAAAATCTCCCAAAATcacttctttgcctttttaGTACTCGCACCGGCGAAATCATCTTTATTTGTGGAAAGATGTTCTGATACAAGGTCGATGATGTCCGCCTTTTTGGTTTTGCCCTGCAAAGAGACGTCTACAGAGATTTAAGCAAACGAAGATGGATAGTTAGTGAATAAGCGGCCAACTTACGATAGTATTTCGCCCAATCTTTGAGTTCTTGGACCTTGCACTATCAGAAACCATCAATGTTGGTTCTCTATATCCCGAAAATAAACACTGACCTGGCTCAACgttcccttctcccacaTATCCGGAATATTTCTCAAATCCCATTCATTCAATGTCGtttcctctgcctttgCCCGCTTCGTCGGCCCCGTCAACTTTTCCACTGCCCGCTCATCgttctcaatctccttaTTGAATTCCTCCATAAACTCTCCCGCCCGACTATGCATCCCTCCATAAAGCGGCATCGTTTTATCCAACGCCTGCTTGTCCGGGTCTTCAGGGtcccagtcttcttcaaaagcGAGGGCTTGGAGCTGGTCGTAGTGGTATGCCAAGGACGGATTAGGGTAAATTTCGGGACGATAAGCAGCAGCTTTGAATCGGGTGCGTTTGATGACTGCTTTCATAGCGTCTATTTGCTCATCGGTGGCGATGGCTATGGCATGTTTTAGTGCTGAAACATCATAAGGTAAAGAAGAATGTAACGTACGTGGGGACTGAAGGAGTTCGATGATCTTTCTGGGGGGAGGTCGGATGCTATCCTTGTAAGGTAAGATGATTAAATGGAACCCAGGGGGATATTCTTGTCCGTTGCTCGAagtcttctcctcttgtGGTATCAGAACACAGAATTCAGGAACGTGGTTTGAACGTAAACGACAGAGTGCGAGGGCATGGCGGTTGTACTTTAAACAAGAGTTGAGGAGCGCAGCGAAAGTGCGGGTAGAACCTGTGTATTCCTGCATAGATTGTCAGCTATGAGGTGCACGCAAAGGCCCCACCGCTTACTTCTTCATTGGGatagatgaagaagggatgttTCAGGTTATCTTGGAAGCGCAGATGAGAAGCAGCTTGGAAGCCCAAAATCTTAATCTCTGACGAATAATGAGCAATTGTTCCTAGCTTTCCCAATCTTGGTGTGCTCACGAGGTTCGATTCCCATTGATCTAAATTGAGAGACTTCTTCGTTCGAGAATTGCAGCTATAAAAATGTGAATACCAgatttctttcttctaaCTCCTGCGCACTCACTCGAGTCCTAGCCACGATCTTTGGTAAAGCCGCTTTCTGCTTTCCTAACCATTCTTCTATCCCTTTCTTGtcatcctccccctcctcttccaaatcttccccttcatcttccctttgccGTCTTTCCTTGTCGTCTTCCAGAACATGGTCCACTGCCTTTTGGCTTTTGTTCTtgtccctttcctttgcttGAGCTTCCCATGGGTTCGGCTCGAGGAGGTTTCGAACTTCAGCTTCATTTCCAAACTCGTAGGCATGTCCGATTTCAGAATCTTTTAGAACGGCACCGGTTTCCTGATGTTTGTATGAGCTAAAGGACAAGGGAGAGTACAAGTAAATGGACGCACAGCAGACGTGTATTCCGTTTTTGTCTGCACTTCTTCAACTGCCTGGCCTCGCATTTTGACATATCTCGAAGCTCCTTTGCTCTGCTCCGATACCATCGAATATCTATTATTTTTTTCAGTCTCATGCGCCACTAAGAGACGTAGATACATACCCAGATACACCTATCACAATCTCGCCATCTTTCCCAAGCTTCAGTGGGACGTGGAAATGGGATCTTTTGGGAGAAGTCTTTATTACAAGGTCCTTCATCAAATCCGCCAATGACGAGAGGCCGTCAGGATCTGGCTGATCTTCATTATAATCTACGGCTTCCCTGTCGAGGATATCCTATGGAGATTCAATGCAAAATTCTTGAAATGACAAATTGTCCTTACATTCCAGAAGATATTAGGATTGAATCGGTGATCCGGGCGATCTATGAAAAACGTCTCGGCGATGACTCCATAAGTCGTCAAGTCCTAAGGCGGAGATCAGTAACTGATCCGGAAAGAAACTAGAGCTATTTACTCCATAACTAGTACGAGCTGGTTGGCGATTATTCGATCCAGGAGGCATGTCATTATCTGTTACCCAGAAGACTCGCTTGTTGCCTTTTAGCTGTGTACCACTGCAATACTATAAGCCTGATCCCGCGAATGCAACCGTTTAACCCACCCATCACGGAACAAAAAGTTGCAAGTCTGTATAACATTTGCAATGTTCATCTCATGAGACTCTTCAATAGGGGGAAAAGTCTCTCTAAGAATCTCGGGTTCGATTGTTTCAACTGCTTCATCG
Above is a genomic segment from Cryptococcus deuterogattii R265 chromosome 8, complete sequence containing:
- a CDS encoding lactoylglutathione lyase; translation: MSTAASNPATYKFNHTMMRIKDPKVSLPFYEKVLGMKVYYEAPGGDFTNYFLAFANGFDGVDLNKENVREKLFEREGILELCHNWGTENDANFKGYASGNEEPGRGFGHVCISVDNLEAACKRFDELGVKFKKRPEEGRMRHIAFIYDPDGYWVEIIGRDRRPA
- a CDS encoding ATP-dependent DNA helicase II subunit 1, whose protein sequence is MSSYYNKGDVPSWEALDQDGLDDVIDTSEYAYASRDHILFCIDAAESMHKPYPDTTDESGQLVRGRSALHQALDVTQQIQRAKVLSGPDDSVGLLLYNVDPSAVAEDPGNYQPGNFVFQTLRTINAEEMKRLAKLMRTAKEQYEAQVDDEAVETIEPEILRETFPPIEESHEMNIANVIQTCNFLFRDGGTQLKGNKRVFWVTDNDMPPGSNNRQPARTSYGDLTTYGVIAETFFIDRPDHRFNPNIFWNDILDREAVDYNEDQPDPDGLSSLADLMKDLVIKTSPKRSHFHVPLKLGKDGEIVIGVSGYSMVSEQSKGASRYVKMRGQAVEEVQTKTEYTSAETGAVLKDSEIGHAYEFGNEAEVRNLLEPNPWEAQAKERDKNKSQKAVDHVLEDDKERRQREDEGEDLEEEGEDDKKGIEEWLGKQKAALPKIVARTRLQFSNEEVSQFRSMGIEPQIKILGFQAASHLRFQDNLKHPFFIYPNEEEYTGSTRTFAALLNSCLKYNRHALALCRLRSNHVPEFCVLIPQEEKTSSNGQEYPPGFHLIILPYKDSIRPPPRKIIELLQSPPIATDEQIDAMKAVIKRTRFKAAAYRPEIYPNPSLAYHYDQLQALAFEEDWDPEDPDKQALDKTMPLYGGMHSRAGEFMEEFNKEIENDERAVEKLTGPTKRAKAEETTLNEWDLRNIPDMWEKGTLSQCKVQELKDWAKYYHVSLQGKTKKADIIDLVSEHLSTNKDDFAGASTKKAKK